One Lebetimonas natsushimae DNA segment encodes these proteins:
- a CDS encoding sterol desaturase family protein has translation MKDFILKITQSKWNYYLSLATDCLTGIVFLVLAIHYSNDIWGSVALFVVGVIFFTFLEYAVHAWLFHLDHPLKVFIEGHAHHHQNPFSYDAMPFFMSAVIASFFAWVLHFFMPLGDAFALVGGLALGYFNYGIMHHIMHRREFASKYWRYMQEFHFVHHKKPKMNHGVTTDIWDRVFGTYYQWTQDDLKGIEKLKRIKKKS, from the coding sequence TTGAAAGATTTTATTTTAAAAATAACTCAAAGCAAATGGAATTATTATCTATCATTAGCAACTGACTGTTTAACAGGTATTGTTTTTTTAGTTTTAGCGATTCACTATTCAAACGATATATGGGGAAGCGTGGCATTATTTGTTGTAGGGGTTATATTTTTTACATTTTTAGAATATGCGGTACACGCATGGCTTTTTCATCTAGACCATCCATTAAAAGTTTTTATCGAAGGTCATGCCCATCATCATCAAAACCCATTCAGTTATGATGCAATGCCGTTTTTTATGAGTGCCGTTATTGCTTCTTTTTTTGCATGGGTGCTTCATTTTTTTATGCCTCTTGGAGATGCATTTGCATTGGTAGGTGGTCTTGCCCTTGGATATTTTAACTACGGAATAATGCATCATATTATGCACAGGCGTGAATTTGCAAGTAAATATTGGAGATATATGCAGGAATTTCATTTTGTTCACCATAAAAAGCCAAAAATGAACCATGGGGTAACAACAGATATTTGGGACAGAGTGTTTGGAACATATTATCAATGGACGCAAGACGATTTAAAAGGAATAGAAAAATTAAAAAGAATTAAGAAAAAAAGTTAA
- a CDS encoding phosphoribosyltransferase: MFKDRTEAGKLLAKELKKLQDKGLITDPVIVALPRGGIPVAAEIAKELNAPLDILFVKKIPAPGNDEFAIGSVSENGLVFVNKDIVERLGISESYIQQKAMEKIQEIARLREKYKIEPKLLEGKDVILVDDGVATGASMYLAAQSIVREYPKSVIIAVPVAPKDAEVENMLKSVSHKLIVLEQPELFMSVGRWYEDFHQLSDEEVINILSQFK; encoded by the coding sequence ATGTTTAAAGACAGAACTGAAGCCGGAAAATTGCTTGCAAAAGAGTTGAAAAAACTGCAGGATAAAGGATTAATAACCGATCCTGTGATAGTTGCGCTTCCAAGGGGCGGGATTCCTGTAGCTGCAGAAATAGCAAAAGAATTAAACGCACCTCTTGATATTTTATTTGTAAAAAAAATACCCGCTCCCGGGAACGACGAATTTGCAATAGGAAGTGTAAGTGAAAACGGATTGGTATTTGTAAATAAAGATATTGTGGAGAGACTTGGAATAAGTGAGAGTTATATTCAACAAAAGGCAATGGAAAAAATTCAGGAAATTGCAAGACTAAGAGAAAAATATAAAATAGAACCAAAACTTCTTGAAGGAAAGGATGTAATATTGGTGGATGACGGAGTGGCAACGGGAGCCAGTATGTATCTTGCGGCCCAAAGTATTGTAAGAGAATATCCCAAAAGTGTGATAATTGCTGTGCCAGTCGCTCCAAAAGATGCTGAAGTAGAAAATATGCTAAAAAGTGTTTCTCATAAATTAATAGTATTAGAACAGCCCGAACTGTTTATGAGCGTAGGCAGATGGTATGAAGATTTCCATCAATTAAGTGATGAAGAGGTTATAAATATATTATCTCAATTTAAATAA
- a CDS encoding rhodanese-like domain-containing protein has translation MAKLTPFEQEAVERFKDAIELNKEKPGLGNVDVEKARELIKDLGAVVLDVTLPNLVEGENAEEAGIPTAYYTPYTEFTDYIDELPDDKTQPILVVCRKAFFANRVKGLLDVLGYKNVYVLADDVKYLIEAHKAHTEG, from the coding sequence ATGGCAAAACTAACACCATTCGAGCAAGAAGCAGTAGAAAGATTTAAAGATGCGATTGAACTTAATAAAGAAAAACCAGGACTCGGTAATGTAGATGTGGAAAAAGCGAGAGAATTAATTAAAGATTTGGGAGCGGTTGTTTTAGATGTAACACTTCCTAATTTGGTAGAAGGTGAAAATGCCGAAGAAGCTGGAATTCCAACAGCATATTATACACCATATACTGAATTTACAGATTATATTGACGAATTACCAGATGATAAAACCCAACCAATTTTAGTGGTATGTAGAAAAGCTTTTTTTGCAAATAGGGTAAAAGGTCTTTTAGATGTTCTAGGATATAAAAACGTTTATGTTTTAGCAGATGATGTTAAATATTTAATAGAAGCACATAAGGCTCATACTGAAGGATAA
- a CDS encoding argininosuccinate synthase, translating to MKVVLAYSGGLDTSVILKWLQDKYNAEVVTFTADIGQGEEVEAAREKALKLGVKPENIFIEDLREEFVRDYVFPMFRANAIYEGEYLLGTSIARPLIAKRQIEIANQVGADAVAHGATGKGNDQVRFELGYYALRPDIKVIAPWREWDLNSREKLLAYAESHGIPIEKHGKKSPYSMDANLLHISYEGGILEDPWAEPEEDMWRWTNSPEKAPDKPEYIEIDFERGDAVAINGAKMTPAQILETLNEYGKKHGIGRIDIVENRFVGMKSRGCYETPGGTILLKAHRAIESITLDKGEAHLKDEIMPKYAELIYNGFWFAPERKALQKLIDETQRNASGTVRLKLYKGNVNVVGRKSPNSLFSPEFATFEEDSVYNQKDAAGFIKLNALRFIIEGYVRGKNK from the coding sequence ATGAAAGTTGTTTTAGCATATTCAGGCGGACTTGATACAAGTGTAATTTTAAAATGGCTTCAAGATAAATATAACGCTGAGGTTGTAACTTTTACCGCTGATATCGGTCAAGGTGAGGAAGTAGAAGCTGCGAGGGAAAAAGCACTAAAACTTGGAGTAAAACCTGAGAATATTTTTATCGAAGATTTAAGGGAAGAATTCGTAAGAGATTATGTGTTTCCTATGTTTAGGGCAAATGCTATATATGAAGGGGAATATCTGCTCGGAACTTCAATAGCAAGACCTCTTATTGCTAAAAGACAGATTGAAATAGCAAATCAGGTTGGAGCTGATGCGGTGGCACACGGTGCTACAGGAAAAGGAAACGACCAGGTAAGATTTGAACTTGGTTATTATGCCCTAAGACCTGATATTAAAGTAATTGCCCCTTGGAGAGAGTGGGATTTAAACAGCCGCGAAAAACTGCTGGCTTATGCAGAGTCTCACGGTATTCCTATTGAAAAACACGGAAAGAAATCCCCTTATTCAATGGATGCAAATTTACTGCATATCTCATACGAAGGCGGAATATTGGAAGACCCGTGGGCAGAACCGGAAGAAGATATGTGGAGATGGACAAATTCTCCTGAAAAAGCGCCTGATAAACCTGAATATATAGAAATTGATTTTGAAAGAGGCGATGCGGTTGCAATAAACGGAGCAAAAATGACACCGGCTCAAATTCTTGAAACTCTAAACGAATACGGCAAAAAACACGGTATCGGAAGAATTGATATAGTAGAAAACAGATTTGTTGGAATGAAAAGTAGAGGATGTTATGAAACCCCGGGAGGAACTATTTTACTAAAAGCCCATAGGGCCATTGAATCAATCACTCTTGATAAGGGAGAAGCTCATCTTAAAGATGAAATAATGCCAAAGTATGCAGAACTTATTTATAACGGTTTCTGGTTTGCACCTGAGAGAAAGGCACTTCAAAAACTGATAGACGAAACTCAAAGAAATGCAAGTGGGACTGTAAGACTTAAACTTTACAAAGGCAATGTAAATGTAGTTGGCAGAAAATCTCCGAATTCATTATTTAGCCCTGAATTTGCCACATTTGAAGAAGACAGCGTATATAATCAAAAAGATGCTGCAGGATTTATCAAATTAAATGCTTTAAGATTTATTATTGAAGGTTATGTAAGAGGCAAAAACAAATAA
- a CDS encoding RNA-binding S4 domain-containing protein, which translates to MRIDKFLNSVNIVKRRSIADEMCKEGVVFINGKKAKPSKDVKVGDKIEIHYLSGVKKFEVLKLPETKTIPKSKKNEYVKEI; encoded by the coding sequence TTGAGGATTGATAAATTTTTAAATTCCGTTAATATTGTAAAAAGACGCTCAATTGCAGATGAGATGTGTAAAGAAGGAGTTGTTTTTATTAACGGAAAAAAGGCAAAACCTTCAAAAGATGTAAAAGTAGGGGATAAAATAGAAATTCATTATTTAAGCGGAGTAAAAAAATTTGAAGTTTTGAAATTACCTGAAACTAAAACAATTCCAAAAAGTAAAAAAAACGAATATGTTAAGGAGATATAA
- a CDS encoding proline--tRNA ligase, with protein sequence MRWSRFFLYTLKETPKDAVTPSHIYLVRGGYIKQVAAGIYDFTPIGKMVLDNIRAIIKEEMDKAGAQEVMLSFITPYELWEETGRAKKYGDELLRIEDRKGQKFVLSPTNEESVVDLVRNYVKSYKQLPVNLYQINLKFRDEARPRFGLLRGREFIMKDAYSFHATRDDLDREFNLMQETYEKIFSKMGLDFRVVEADSGAIGGTGSREFMVLANTGEDDIVVCSECNYAANIEVAKRNHIKKENPVKTQEIEEIYTPDIKTIDEVSKFTETPKDFIVKAVVKKAVFDNGEEEIVVFFLRGNDELEETKAKNAVGAIDLVDASEEEIEKAGLIPGYIGPFGLPSNIKYIIDDDLRMAEELVCGANKKDYHIKGAGLLDANLLGNLTIYRDIAKVKEGDLCPKCGAPLKITKGIEVGHIFKLGTAYSEPMNATFLDENGKAKPFIMGCYGIGVSRLIAAAIEQNHDDRGIIWPKEIAPFVVDIIVGDVKKTDQVEFAEKLYEDLVNAGVKTILDDRTERFGPKIADFELVGFPVGVIVGKKLKNGKVEVRDRKTGEKFEVDKDVVFEKVMELINKD encoded by the coding sequence ATGAGATGGAGCAGATTTTTTTTATATACACTTAAAGAAACGCCAAAAGACGCGGTAACACCTAGTCATATTTATTTAGTAAGGGGCGGATATATCAAACAGGTTGCGGCCGGAATTTATGATTTTACTCCTATTGGGAAAATGGTGCTTGATAACATAAGAGCGATTATAAAAGAAGAAATGGATAAAGCAGGTGCGCAGGAAGTAATGCTTAGTTTCATAACTCCTTACGAGCTTTGGGAAGAGACAGGCAGGGCTAAAAAATACGGAGATGAACTGCTTAGAATTGAAGATAGAAAAGGCCAGAAATTTGTTCTCTCACCTACAAATGAAGAAAGTGTTGTGGATTTAGTCAGAAATTATGTAAAAAGCTATAAACAGCTTCCGGTAAATCTTTATCAAATCAATTTAAAATTCAGAGATGAGGCAAGACCTAGATTTGGACTGCTTAGAGGCCGCGAATTTATAATGAAAGATGCATATTCTTTCCATGCAACTAGGGATGATTTAGACAGGGAATTTAATTTAATGCAGGAAACTTATGAAAAAATCTTCTCAAAAATGGGGCTTGATTTCAGGGTGGTTGAGGCAGACAGCGGTGCAATTGGCGGAACCGGAAGCCGTGAATTTATGGTACTTGCAAATACCGGTGAAGATGATATTGTAGTATGCAGTGAGTGTAACTATGCGGCAAATATAGAAGTTGCTAAAAGAAATCATATAAAAAAGGAAAATCCGGTTAAAACCCAAGAAATTGAAGAAATTTATACTCCAGATATCAAAACAATTGATGAGGTAAGTAAATTTACAGAAACTCCTAAAGATTTTATTGTTAAAGCAGTTGTTAAAAAGGCTGTGTTTGATAATGGAGAGGAAGAAATAGTCGTATTTTTCTTAAGAGGAAATGACGAACTTGAAGAGACTAAAGCAAAAAATGCAGTCGGTGCGATTGACTTAGTTGATGCAAGTGAGGAAGAGATTGAAAAAGCTGGGCTTATCCCTGGATATATTGGACCTTTTGGATTGCCAAGTAATATAAAATATATAATAGATGATGATTTAAGAATGGCTGAGGAACTTGTATGCGGGGCTAATAAAAAAGATTATCATATAAAAGGGGCAGGACTGCTTGATGCAAATCTGCTTGGAAATTTAACAATCTATAGAGACATTGCAAAAGTAAAAGAAGGTGATTTGTGCCCTAAATGCGGTGCACCTCTTAAAATTACAAAAGGAATTGAGGTAGGACATATTTTTAAATTAGGCACTGCTTACAGTGAGCCTATGAATGCAACTTTTCTTGATGAAAACGGAAAAGCAAAACCTTTTATTATGGGATGTTACGGAATAGGGGTTAGCAGACTTATTGCCGCTGCAATTGAGCAAAATCACGATGATAGAGGAATAATTTGGCCAAAAGAGATAGCACCGTTTGTTGTAGATATAATTGTGGGAGATGTTAAAAAAACAGACCAGGTTGAATTTGCCGAAAAACTTTATGAAGATTTGGTAAATGCAGGAGTTAAAACAATTTTAGATGACAGAACTGAGAGATTTGGACCAAAAATTGCAGATTTTGAATTAGTTGGTTTTCCTGTTGGTGTAATTGTAGGTAAAAAATTAAAAAATGGAAAAGTTGAGGTTAGGGATAGAAAAACAGGGGAAAAATTTGAAGTGGATAAAGACGTAGTGTTTGAAAAAGTAATGGAACTTATAAATAAGGATTGA
- a CDS encoding FxsA family protein: MGLIYFLVYLFLEILFSYEFMKVFTPFGFFLEILFTAAVGVYILQTLDLSLSSNMQKLMRREITQEEFLSIGLFKLIGAVLLIVPGFFSDIIGVLFLFEPFARFIAKKLFPSRNFYHKTYTNDDDIIDVEIIEEIPKKD, encoded by the coding sequence ATGGGATTAATTTATTTTTTAGTTTATCTTTTTTTAGAGATATTATTCTCATATGAATTTATGAAAGTTTTTACTCCTTTTGGATTTTTTTTAGAAATACTTTTTACTGCCGCAGTTGGAGTTTATATTCTCCAAACTCTTGATTTGTCTTTAAGTAGCAATATGCAAAAACTAATGAGAAGGGAAATAACCCAGGAGGAATTTTTATCTATCGGACTTTTTAAATTAATTGGGGCAGTTTTACTTATTGTTCCAGGTTTTTTTAGTGATATTATAGGAGTTTTGTTTTTATTTGAACCGTTTGCAAGATTTATTGCAAAAAAACTTTTTCCATCAAGAAATTTCTATCATAAAACTTACACAAACGATGATGATATTATAGATGTAGAAATAATAGAGGAAATTCCTAAAAAAGATTAA
- a CDS encoding complex I subunit 5 family protein, with protein MEGVIFLFLLIIFSLKVFALINKENVKSSFIIASGAEILYLGVALLGSSALSAVILHLEYQFVFRVLAFLMLFEFFKFKNSVKLSDLAGVGFNKWGVIFGFSIFGSLGISLITSKQLILNSITASGMFELGYLIVAINIVQAIYLISIFETIVFKKGESLKNISNKILISVFTFAGILVFLLPQIYLILPAKFSNINAYHISFDFNYHGINGVFALLFAFIMSMVFIYSLDYIKKYKAFYYSFLAILTLALIEIPLSSSFESFYLFWETMTITSYLLIMHSRSDESIKAAKLYFVMCIAGAYFLQLTFSHFYSLGIESFSEIVNVSLTVAVLMLIGFGVKAGIVPIHQWLPVAHPAAPSSISAPLSGILTKAGIFGIIVLVYVLGFQNKIFSYLLVTLGLITLFYGEIKTLYEKDIKRLFAYSTIGQIGEIVTVLGLMSTAALSGAIYHVINHAVVKDLLFLSAGLLILSSGSRNLDDLKGIGKKLPFLAFPLGVGVFALSAFPPFGNFNSKFLMIYAAAEQNNYIVAFSLIIAGLIGFVAMLRVFRYIFLMNPQREFSEVKGIKVIAVYLLAFVSLLLGIFPQSVIDFIAAAINSTLKVNVHLPHFILQFPLSVLVMIIGAIIVYLFGKTSKTAGISAAGFSFLALLTVFADKFSFGSFFAGLVLFMAILNFLFAARYMDHSHKSYRFFANFMIMIVGILGVALSENIYSMFFYWEIMGGWALYIALVHEEDAYSIQEATKYLLYNYAGAGVIMIGLGIVMQFGNSIEIIKHIPLTNEIIFALVLLTVGFLAKAAQLPVRIDYQMHPKPAPTPISGYISSVMLKTGPFMFVMVMYLAAAGVSASKLFVIDSIGHFAAIVGVITILMGASFGLLTNSMKRLLIFLTVGEIGYIFAGVSLMTSQGLAGGLLHLINHMFFKDLLFLSAGAIFYKTGIDSLNDLGGIARKMPVTFAVFMIAVFSTAGVPMFSGFVSKWIIYHALMSKGYDFLAILTILGSVMILLVFVKFMHSAYFGKIDKKFENIKDVDWYMSLPMMILAILNIILGIFPYFALKPINLIIQSFGYKQICISLSSVCIGGDILNLFTLSIYTLLAIAIGYLMFVYNRKIRKTHIFLSGVRDLSERELHINAKNFYESVTELIKTIIYFVKKIFGLKGGYVER; from the coding sequence GTGGAAGGTGTAATTTTTTTATTTTTACTTATAATTTTCTCACTCAAGGTGTTTGCTTTAATAAACAAAGAAAACGTAAAAAGCTCGTTTATTATCGCAAGTGGTGCGGAAATTTTGTATCTGGGTGTGGCGCTTCTTGGCAGCAGTGCATTAAGCGCTGTAATTTTACACCTTGAATATCAGTTTGTATTTAGGGTTTTGGCTTTTTTGATGCTTTTTGAATTTTTTAAGTTTAAAAATTCTGTTAAACTCAGTGATTTGGCCGGAGTTGGATTTAACAAATGGGGTGTGATTTTCGGATTTTCAATATTTGGAAGTCTTGGAATTTCATTAATTACCTCAAAACAGCTTATATTAAATTCCATTACAGCTTCAGGAATGTTTGAGCTTGGATATTTGATTGTGGCAATTAATATTGTTCAGGCAATTTATTTAATTTCTATTTTTGAAACAATTGTTTTCAAAAAAGGAGAAAGTTTAAAAAATATTTCTAATAAAATACTTATATCTGTTTTTACATTTGCAGGTATATTGGTCTTTTTACTTCCGCAGATTTATTTAATATTACCTGCAAAATTTAGTAATATCAATGCTTATCATATAAGTTTTGATTTTAATTATCACGGTATAAACGGTGTTTTTGCATTACTTTTTGCTTTTATAATGTCAATGGTTTTTATTTATTCACTAGATTATATTAAAAAATATAAGGCTTTTTATTATTCTTTTTTGGCTATTTTAACACTTGCTTTAATTGAAATACCATTAAGCAGCAGTTTTGAGAGTTTTTATCTTTTCTGGGAGACTATGACAATTACTTCATATTTATTGATTATGCATTCAAGAAGTGACGAGTCAATAAAAGCGGCTAAACTTTATTTTGTTATGTGTATTGCCGGGGCATATTTCTTACAGCTTACATTTTCACATTTTTATTCTTTAGGAATAGAAAGTTTCAGTGAAATAGTAAATGTTTCTTTAACTGTTGCCGTATTAATGTTAATAGGTTTTGGTGTAAAAGCGGGTATAGTGCCTATTCATCAATGGCTACCTGTTGCGCATCCTGCAGCACCAAGCAGTATTTCAGCCCCACTTTCTGGTATTTTAACAAAAGCGGGAATTTTTGGAATTATTGTTTTGGTTTATGTTTTAGGATTTCAAAATAAAATTTTTTCTTATTTATTAGTAACTTTAGGTTTAATTACACTTTTTTACGGAGAAATTAAAACATTATATGAAAAAGACATAAAAAGACTTTTTGCATATTCAACTATAGGGCAAATTGGTGAAATTGTCACCGTTTTAGGCCTTATGAGCACTGCGGCATTAAGCGGTGCAATCTATCATGTAATTAACCATGCGGTTGTTAAAGATTTATTGTTTTTAAGTGCGGGCTTACTGATATTAAGTAGTGGAAGCAGAAATCTTGATGATTTGAAAGGAATAGGAAAAAAACTGCCGTTTTTAGCTTTCCCGTTGGGTGTTGGTGTTTTTGCTTTAAGTGCATTTCCTCCGTTTGGAAATTTTAATTCAAAATTTTTAATGATATACGCAGCTGCTGAGCAGAATAATTATATTGTTGCATTTTCCCTAATAATTGCTGGACTTATAGGTTTTGTAGCGATGCTGAGAGTGTTTAGGTATATTTTTTTAATGAATCCACAAAGGGAATTTTCAGAAGTTAAAGGAATAAAAGTAATAGCTGTATATCTTTTAGCTTTTGTTTCATTACTGCTTGGTATTTTTCCTCAGAGCGTTATTGATTTTATTGCAGCAGCTATAAATTCTACGTTAAAAGTTAATGTTCATTTGCCTCATTTTATATTACAGTTTCCGTTAAGTGTTTTAGTTATGATAATAGGGGCAATAATTGTTTACCTGTTTGGAAAAACAAGTAAAACAGCCGGAATCAGTGCTGCTGGATTTTCATTTTTAGCTCTTTTAACAGTATTTGCTGATAAATTCAGTTTTGGCAGCTTTTTTGCAGGTTTGGTTTTATTTATGGCAATTCTAAATTTCCTTTTTGCCGCAAGATATATGGACCATTCCCATAAATCATACAGATTTTTTGCCAATTTTATGATAATGATTGTCGGAATTTTGGGTGTGGCTTTGAGTGAAAATATTTATTCAATGTTTTTTTACTGGGAAATAATGGGCGGATGGGCGTTATATATCGCTCTTGTGCATGAAGAAGATGCATACTCAATTCAGGAAGCTACAAAATATCTGTTATACAATTATGCTGGTGCCGGTGTAATAATGATAGGTTTAGGTATTGTAATGCAATTTGGAAATAGTATTGAAATAATAAAACATATTCCTCTTACAAATGAAATAATCTTTGCTTTGGTTTTATTAACTGTTGGTTTCTTAGCAAAAGCGGCCCAGCTTCCTGTAAGAATTGATTATCAGATGCACCCAAAACCGGCTCCAACTCCTATAAGTGGGTATATCTCTTCTGTTATGCTAAAAACAGGACCTTTTATGTTTGTAATGGTTATGTATTTGGCTGCTGCTGGTGTAAGTGCATCTAAATTGTTTGTGATAGATAGTATAGGACATTTTGCAGCTATTGTTGGTGTAATTACTATTCTTATGGGTGCGAGTTTCGGACTATTAACTAATTCCATGAAAAGACTTTTAATTTTCTTAACAGTGGGTGAAATAGGTTATATTTTTGCCGGCGTTTCTTTAATGACGTCCCAGGGGTTAGCAGGTGGGCTTTTGCATTTAATAAACCATATGTTTTTTAAAGATTTGCTATTTTTAAGTGCTGGGGCCATTTTTTATAAAACCGGAATAGATTCATTAAATGATCTCGGGGGAATTGCTAGAAAAATGCCAGTTACTTTTGCCGTATTTATGATAGCTGTTTTTTCAACAGCAGGTGTTCCAATGTTTAGCGGTTTTGTCTCTAAATGGATAATCTATCATGCATTGATGTCAAAAGGATATGACTTTTTAGCTATCCTAACCATTCTCGGAAGTGTTATGATTTTACTTGTATTTGTAAAATTTATGCACAGTGCATATTTTGGAAAAATAGACAAAAAATTTGAAAATATCAAAGATGTTGATTGGTATATGTCTTTACCTATGATGATTTTGGCAATTTTAAACATTATTTTAGGAATATTCCCTTATTTTGCTTTAAAACCGATAAACTTAATAATTCAAAGTTTTGGATATAAACAAATATGTATTTCATTAAGTTCAGTTTGTATTGGTGGTGATATTCTTAATTTATTCACACTTTCAATTTATACATTGTTGGCTATTGCAATAGGTTATTTAATGTTTGTTTATAACAGAAAAATCAGAAAAACGCATATTTTCCTTTCAGGTGTTAGGGATTTAAGTGAAAGGGAACTTCATATAAATGCCAAAAATTTTTATGAAAGCGTTACAGAACTTATAAAGACAATTATTTATTTTGTAAAAAAAATATTTGGATTGAAAGGAGGCTATGTTGAGCGCTAA
- a CDS encoding respiratory chain complex I subunit 1 family protein has translation MLSANIIHFLIFPGGLFALCLGVFMLSLERIVVARLQGRVGPPIYQNFIDVIKLFNKEILVPKNAKEAVFIYSPLIGFAGMLAMLYFIPIPGVYEGTNVNSDLIVLIYVMALPAIAHILGGGASSSPYAAIAVNRELKLMLVYEMVFVIISFSVAIYVGGGDAVFSLKKIMEYQQLHGSFLFDWKFWPAVIAFVVFVLATLELPPFQIAHHNDADVMDGFLIEHSSIPLAIYEMTDAMKIILLSIVFQIFFFPIAITDDLIINLIWFILKTVVFVMFFSFLHAILPSFRIDQGFKFLLIVPTALSLITLILVILSVKGLI, from the coding sequence ATGTTGAGCGCTAATATTATTCATTTTTTAATTTTTCCTGGCGGATTATTTGCATTGTGTCTTGGTGTTTTTATGCTTTCCCTTGAAAGAATTGTGGTTGCTAGACTTCAGGGAAGGGTAGGACCTCCCATTTATCAAAATTTTATTGACGTAATTAAACTTTTCAATAAGGAAATTTTAGTTCCTAAAAATGCAAAAGAGGCTGTTTTTATTTATTCGCCTTTAATAGGTTTTGCCGGAATGCTCGCAATGCTTTATTTTATACCAATTCCCGGTGTGTATGAAGGAACAAATGTAAACAGTGATTTAATAGTGTTAATCTATGTTATGGCTTTACCTGCAATAGCTCATATATTGGGGGGAGGTGCATCAAGTTCCCCTTATGCCGCAATTGCAGTAAACAGAGAACTTAAATTAATGCTGGTGTACGAAATGGTTTTTGTAATAATCTCTTTTAGCGTTGCGATTTATGTGGGAGGCGGGGATGCTGTGTTTTCATTAAAAAAGATAATGGAATATCAGCAGCTTCACGGAAGTTTTTTATTTGATTGGAAATTTTGGCCTGCAGTGATTGCTTTTGTTGTTTTTGTGTTAGCAACTTTGGAGTTGCCTCCTTTTCAAATAGCACATCATAATGATGCCGATGTAATGGACGGATTTTTAATAGAACACAGTTCAATCCCTTTGGCTATTTATGAAATGACTGATGCGATGAAAATAATTTTGCTCAGCATAGTGTTTCAAATATTTTTCTTTCCTATAGCAATTACAGATGATTTAATTATAAATTTGATTTGGTTTATTTTAAAAACAGTGGTTTTTGTTATGTTCTTTTCGTTTTTACATGCAATTCTCCCAAGTTTCAGAATTGATCAGGGATTTAAATTTTTGCTTATTGTGCCGACTGCATTGTCCCTTATTACATTAATTTTAGTAATTTTGTCTGTAAAAGGATTAATATGA
- a CDS encoding NADH-quinone oxidoreductase subunit B family protein has translation MSIITRSPFLFRINTGSCNGCDVELATTAMIPRYDVERLGCRYTGSPKHADILLVTGPITARSKPYLLEVLDELPNPFVVVAVGTCPTSCGIFRDSYSIEGPLERYVKVDVNVPGCPPRPQAIIDGVAKALEIWKEKIRNQK, from the coding sequence ATGAGTATTATTACAAGAAGTCCTTTTTTATTCAGGATAAATACAGGAAGCTGCAACGGATGTGATGTGGAACTTGCCACAACTGCTATGATTCCAAGATATGACGTTGAGAGACTTGGATGCAGATATACAGGAAGTCCTAAACACGCGGATATACTCCTGGTTACCGGTCCTATTACGGCAAGAAGTAAGCCGTATTTACTCGAAGTATTGGATGAGCTTCCAAATCCTTTTGTGGTGGTGGCAGTGGGAACATGCCCTACAAGCTGTGGGATTTTCAGGGATTCTTATTCAATAGAGGGACCGCTTGAGAGGTATGTGAAAGTTGATGTTAATGTGCCGGGCTGTCCGCCAAGACCACAGGCGATAATTGACGGTGTTGCAAAAGCACTTGAAATCTGGAAAGAAAAAATAAGGAATCAAAAATGA
- a CDS encoding 4Fe-4S binding protein: MSGFLKIAIRNLLKGPVTDPYPFGKTFIPNKLRGKLKVDPKACTACGTCEEVCPSGAIHITKNENVYVHTTWYNTCCFCGNCEFFCPTGAIKLTNDFHTANTEEEKYRFTTVALISEIKCESCGEMFVPASEALLKRAYPNVNDTIRELTKLCPKCRRKKAFERLYQ; this comes from the coding sequence ATGAGCGGATTTTTAAAAATTGCAATAAGGAATTTGTTAAAAGGACCTGTAACAGACCCTTATCCTTTTGGAAAAACGTTTATACCGAATAAATTAAGAGGAAAACTAAAAGTTGACCCTAAGGCATGCACAGCTTGCGGGACATGTGAGGAAGTATGTCCATCGGGTGCTATACATATTACAAAAAATGAAAATGTTTATGTTCATACCACATGGTATAACACCTGCTGTTTTTGCGGAAACTGTGAGTTTTTTTGTCCGACAGGGGCTATAAAGCTTACAAATGATTTCCATACGGCAAATACCGAAGAGGAAAAATACCGTTTTACAACAGTAGCCCTAATCAGCGAAATTAAATGTGAAAGTTGCGGAGAAATGTTTGTACCGGCAAGTGAGGCTTTATTAAAAAGGGCTTATCCGAATGTAAATGATACTATCAGAGAACTTACAAAATTATGTCCTAAATGCAGGCGAAAAAAAGCGTTTGAAAGGCTTTATCAATGA